Proteins from a genomic interval of Aureimonas sp. AU20:
- a CDS encoding SufE family protein, with protein MRTIEDIQGDFELLDDWEDRYRYVIELGRELPPMPADDMNEHTKVPGCVSQVWLTSQSDGATPPHLSFRGESDAHIVRGLVAIALSVYSGRSAPEILATDAETIFKSLGLKEHLTPQRSNGLRSMVARIQRDAKTALEAQAAA; from the coding sequence ATGAGGACGATCGAGGACATCCAGGGCGATTTCGAGCTTCTGGACGATTGGGAAGACCGCTACCGCTACGTGATCGAACTCGGCCGCGAACTTCCACCTATGCCAGCGGACGATATGAACGAGCACACCAAGGTGCCGGGCTGCGTCAGCCAGGTCTGGCTCACCAGCCAGAGCGACGGGGCGACCCCCCCGCATCTCAGCTTCCGGGGCGAGTCGGATGCCCATATCGTGCGCGGTCTGGTCGCCATTGCGCTGTCGGTCTATTCCGGCCGCAGCGCGCCGGAGATCCTGGCGACCGACGCGGAGACGATCTTCAAGAGCCTCGGGCTCAAGGAGCATCTGACGCCGCAGCGCTCCAACGGTCTGCGCTCCATGGTGGCCCGCATCCAGCGCGACGCGAAGACCGCGCTGGAGGCGCAAGCGGCCGCCTGA
- a CDS encoding DUF6456 domain-containing protein has translation MAARSISDESPLARLATRRGTDGQPWLTAPEAEAGERLRRDWTRGAMMPRVTQSWDGLPGSGRGRSGENDLGDAALDCRKRVGAALTAVGPELSGVLVDVCCFLKGTEQVERERQWPVRSAKLMLKAGLGALARHYGLVHQAGEGRGGLRGWTAEP, from the coding sequence ATGGCCGCAAGAAGCATCAGCGACGAATCGCCCTTGGCACGGCTGGCGACCCGGCGCGGCACGGATGGCCAGCCCTGGCTCACCGCGCCCGAGGCGGAGGCGGGCGAGCGTCTGCGGCGGGATTGGACGCGAGGCGCGATGATGCCGCGTGTCACGCAGAGCTGGGACGGGCTCCCCGGTTCGGGGCGCGGCCGCTCAGGGGAAAACGATCTCGGCGACGCGGCGCTGGACTGCCGCAAGCGCGTCGGCGCCGCGCTCACGGCCGTGGGGCCGGAGCTTTCAGGCGTGCTGGTCGATGTCTGCTGCTTCCTAAAGGGGACGGAGCAGGTCGAGCGCGAGCGGCAATGGCCGGTGCGCTCGGCCAAGCTCATGCTCAAGGCCGGCCTTGGCGCGCTGGCGCGCCACTACGGCCTAGTTCATCAGGCGGGCGAGGGGAGGGGCGGGCTGCGTGGCTGGACGGCGGAGCCCTGA
- a CDS encoding helix-turn-helix domain-containing protein → MSPHPYRPNQGPRAHPCFVPVSPTQRRLQCHVACEIVAAFLGISAQDMLSRHRARADIAHARHTAIYLAHVAFQLPPLLVAEGFGRDRSSVAYALQRIEDQRDDPDFDRLLTRMENLAKACRRLTVPNEDGEGI, encoded by the coding sequence ATGTCTCCCCATCCCTATCGGCCGAATCAGGGTCCCCGGGCGCATCCCTGTTTCGTGCCCGTCTCGCCCACGCAGCGCCGGCTGCAGTGCCATGTGGCGTGCGAGATCGTGGCGGCCTTTCTCGGCATCTCGGCGCAGGACATGCTCTCGCGGCACCGTGCGCGGGCCGACATCGCCCATGCCCGGCACACCGCGATCTATCTCGCGCATGTCGCCTTCCAGCTTCCGCCGCTTCTGGTGGCGGAGGGGTTCGGGCGAGACCGATCGAGCGTCGCCTACGCTCTGCAGCGGATCGAGGACCAGCGGGACGATCCCGATTTCGACCGGCTGCTGACTCGGATGGAGAATCTGGCCAAGGCCTGCCGCCGGCTCACCGTGCCGAACGAGGATGGAGAAGGGATCTGA